The Raphanus sativus cultivar WK10039 chromosome 2, ASM80110v3, whole genome shotgun sequence genome includes a region encoding these proteins:
- the LOC108824743 gene encoding uncharacterized protein LOC108824743, whose amino-acid sequence MLKRQSHAILNRISRFDSPTLTMSAAAAYTDPSRSLHTRSIVNRLCDGGGGFVHRLNPISNALFKGGGKPNRWLTLRSCFDDSPPPPPHHKKARALSLHHHHRRLLLHGSREERLGGGTTDLADGRGVGNTARFQGSDKIVVAVDIDEVLGNFVSALNKFIADRYLSNHSVSEYHVYEFFRIWNCSRNEADLRVHEFFKTSYFKKGIHPLPGAHKTLHKLSRYCELSVVTSRQNAIKDHTLGWIDMHFPGLFKQIHFGNHFALHGESKPKSEICRSFGAEILIDDNPRYAEECANIGMKVLLFDYENSYPWSKTESVDRHPLVTRVHNWEEVEQQILSWVVTKC is encoded by the exons ATGTTAAAGAGACAGTCGCACGCCATTCTCAACAGAATCTCACGATTCGATTCACCAACCCTAACAATGTCTGCCGCTGCCGCTTACACCGATCCCTCGCGATCGCTCCACACTCGATCCATCGTGAACAGATTATGTGATGGAGGTGGTGGTTTCGTTCATAGGCTCAATCCCATTTCTAACGCCTTGTTTAAAGGAGGCGGAAAGCCCAATAGGTGGTTAACCTTAAGAAGCTGTTTTGAtgattctcctcctcctcctcctcatcacaAGAAGGCTCGAGCTTTATctctgcatcatcatcatcgccgCCTCCTCCTCCATGGCTCGAGGGAAGAACGTCTCGGCGGCGGAACCACGGACTTAGCGGATGGACGTGGAGTTGGTAACACGGCGAGGTTCCAAGGGAGTGATAAGATCGTTGTGGCTGTTGACATTGATGAGG TTCTTGGAAACTTTGTCTCGGCCCTTAACAAGTTCATTGCCGACCGCTATTTGTCAAACCATTCCGTCTCAGAGTACCATGTCTACGAGTTCTTCAGG atATGGAATTGCTCCCGGAATGAAG CTGACCTACGTGTTCATGAATTCTTTAAGACATCATATTTCAAGAAAGGGATCCATCCTCTTCCAGGTGCCCATAAGACTCTTCACAAGCTATCAAGATACTGCGAGCTCTCAGTTGTGAC GTCCCGGCAGAATGCGATAAAAGATCACACACTTGGGTGGATCGACATGCATTTTCCAGGACTGTTTAAACAGATTCATTTCGGGAACCATTTTGCTCTTCATGGAGAGTCTAAACCCAAGTCTGAAATCTGCAG ATCATTTGGAGCAGAGATATTGATTGACGATAACCCCAGATATGCAGAGGAATGCGCTAACATAGGAATGAAAGTTCTCCTCTTTGACTATGAAAACTCATACCCTTGGTCTAAAACTGAGTCTGTGGACAGACATCCTTTGGTTACTAGAGTTCATAATTGGGAAGAAGTGGAGCAGCAGATTCTCTCATGGGTAGTAACAAAGTGTTAA
- the LOC108843027 gene encoding alpha-aminoadipic semialdehyde synthase, protein MNSSGGYEEEEEEEKKKLGNGVVGVLAETVNKWERRTPLTPSHCARLLHGGKDRTGVSRIVVQPSAKRIHHDALYEDVGCEVSDDLSDCGLILGIKQPELEMILPERAYAFFSHTHKAQKENMPLLDKILSERVTLYDYELIVGDHGKRLLAFGQYAGRAGLVDFLHGLGQRYLSLGYSTPFLSLGSSYMYSSLAAAKAAVISVGEEIASQGLPLGICPLVFVFTGTGNVSLGAQEIFKLLPHTFVEPSKLPELFDKGVSQNGRSTKRVHQVYGCIITSQDMVEHQDPSKPFDKADYYVHPEHYNPVFHEKIAPYTSVLVNCMYWEKRFPRLLSTKQLQDLTAKGCPLVGICDITCDIGGSLEFVNRATLIDSPFFRFNPTNNSYYQDMDGDGVLCMAVDILPTEFAKEASQHFGDILSEFVGSLASMTVIADLPAHLKRACISYRGELTSLYEYIPRMRKSDPESRETQDNITNGASNQRTYNILVSLSGHLFDKFLINEALDMIEAAGGSFHLAKCELGQSADAESYSELEVGADDRKVLDQIIDSLTRLANPDEEDYIVSPRKETNKISLKIGKVQQENEKPEEMTKRSSVLILGAGRVCRPAAEFLASVRNISSQQWYKTYLGGDSEEQTDVHVIVASLYLKDAKETVEGIPEVEAVQLDVSDSESFLKYVSEVDVVLSLLPASCHFSVAKTCIELKKHLITASYVDDETSMLHEKAKHAGITILGEMGLDPGIDHMMAMKMINEAHIRKGKVKSFTSYCGGLPSPAAANNPLAYKFSWNPAGAIRAGRNPAKYKSNGDIIHVDGEDLYDSATRFRVPNLPAFALECLPNRNSLVYGEHYGIESEASTIFRGTLRYEGFSMIMSTLSKLGFFDNEANELLSSGKKITFGALLSNVIVKDADNESSEALVGEEEISKRIIKLGHSKESAAKAAKTIIFLGYNEEREIPSLCKSVFDATCYLMEEKLAYSGNEQDMVLLHHEVEVEFPESKRTEKHSATLLEFGEIKNGQMTTAMAKTVGIPAAIGALLLIEDKIKTRGVLRPLEPEVYLPALDILQAYGIKLMEKTE, encoded by the exons atgaattcAAGTGGCGGttatgaggaggaggaggaggaggagaagaagaagctagggAACGGAGTTGTGGGGGTACTAGCTGAAACAGTGAACAAATGGGAGAGAAGAACACCACTGACGCCGTCTCATTGCGCTCGCCTTTTACACGGTGGCAAAGACAGAACCGGAGTTTCACGCATTGTGGTTCAGCCATCTGCAAAGCGTATCCATCACGATGCCTTGTACGAAGATGTCGGATGCGAAGTCTCTGATGATTTGTCTGATTGTGGACTTATACTCGGAATCAAACAGCCTGAG CTAGAAATGATTCTTCCAGAGAGAGCATATGCTTTCTTTTCACACACTCACAAggcacaaaaagaaaacatgccTTTGTTGGATAAA ATTCTATCTGAGAGAGTGACGTTGTATGATTATGAGCTCATTGTTGGAGATCATGGGAAAAGACTATTAGCATTTGGTCAATATGCAGGAAGAGCTGGTCTCGTTGACTTCTTGCATGGACTAGGACAGA GGTATCTAAGTTTAGGATACTCAACGCCTTTCCTCTCGCTTGGATCATCCTATATGTATTCCTCATTGGCTGCAGCAAAAGCTGCTGTGATCTCTGTCGGTGAAGAGATTGCAAGCCAGGGACTGCCTTTAGGAATCTGCCCTCTTGTCTTTGTCTTCACCGGGACAGGAAACG TTTCTCTTGGGGCGCAAGAGATTTTCAAGCTTCTTCCTCACACTTTTGTTGAACCGAGCAAGCTTCCTGAACTATTT GACAAAGGTGTTAGCCAAAATGGAAGATCAACAAAGCGAGTACATCAAGTATATGGTTGTATCATTACCAGCCAAGACATGGTTGAACACCAAGATCCATCAAAGCCGTTTGACAAA GCTGACTATTATGTACACCCGGAACACTACAATCCAGTTTTCCATGAAAAGATCGCCCCTTATACATCAGTTCTTG TGAACTGTATGTACTGGGAGAAGAGGTTTCCTCGTCTTCTGAGCACTAAACAACTTCAAGATTTAACAGCAAAAGGATGTCCACTAGTGGGAATATGTGATATAACTTGTGATATAGGTGGCTCCCTAGAGTTTGTTAACCGAGCTACTTTAATAGACTCCCCTTTCTTTAG GTTCAACCCCACGAACAATTCATACTATCAAGACATGGATGGTGATGGTGTACTATGCATGGCCGTGGACATTCTACCAACAGAATTTGCAAAAGAG GCATCCCAGCACTTTGGAGATATTCTTTCAGAGTTTGTGGGTAGTTTGGCTTCCATGACTGTGATTGCTGATCTACCTGCACATCTGAAGAGGGCTTGCATAAGCTACAGAGGAGAGTTGACATCTTTGTATGAGTATATTCCACGTATGAGGAAGTCTGATCCAGA AAGCAGAGAGACTCAAGATAACATCACCAACGGAGCTTCCAACCAGAGAACATACAACATATTG GTATCTCTAAGTGGACACCTGTTTGATAAGTTTCTGATAAACGAAGCTCTCGATATGATCGAAGCAGCTGGTGGCTCATTTCATTTGGCTAAATGTGAACTAGGACAAAGCGCAGATGCTGAGTCATACTCAGAACTTGAA GTTGGTGCGGATGATAGGAAAGTATtggatcaaataattgattcaTTAACTCGATTAGCTAATCCAGACGAAGAAGACTATATAGTATCTCCAcgtaaagaaacaaataaaatttcactGAAAATTGGAAAAGTCCAGCAAGAAAACGAGAAGCCTGAAGAAATGACAAAGAGATCATCGGTTTTGATTCTTGGCGCTGGACGTGTGTGTCGTCCAGCTGCTGAGTTCTTAGCTTCAGTCAGAAACATTTCGTCGCAGCAGTGGTACAAAACTTATTTAGGAGGAGACTCTGAAGAGCAGACAGATGTTCATGTCATTGTTGCATCTCTTTATCTTAAGGATGCCAAAGAG ACGGTTGAAGGTATTCCAGAAGTGGAAGCAGTTCAGCTAGATGTGTCAGATAGTGAAAGCTTCCTTAAGTATGTCTCTGAG GTTGATGTTGTCCTGAGCTTATTACCTGCAAGTTGTCATTTTTCTGTAGCAAAGACATGCATTGAG CTTAAGAAGCATCTCATCACTGCTAGCTATGTTGATGATGAAACGTCCATGTTACATGAGAAAGCTAAGCATGCAGGGATTACTATTCTTGGCGAAATGGGACTGGACCCTGGAATCG ATCACATGATGGCAATGAAAATGATCAACGAGGCTCATATCAGAAAGGGGAAAGTCAAGTCTTTCACCTCTTACTGTGGTGGTCTTCCTTCTCCCGCTGCAGCAAATAATCCATTAGCTTATAAATTTAG CTGGAATCCTGCTGGAGCCATTCGAGCTGGCCGCAACCCCGCCAAATACAAAAGCAACGGAGACATAATACATGTTGATG GGGAGGATCTATATGATTCAGCCACAAGATTCAGAGTACCTAACCTTCCAGCTTTTGCATTGGAGTGTCTACCAAACCGAAACTCATTGGTTTACGGGGAACATTATGGCATCGAGAGTGAAGCTTCAACTATATTTCGTGGAACACTCAGATACGAAG GGTTTAGTATGATCATGTCAACACTTTCCAAACTCGGATTCTTTGATAATGAAGCAAATGAACTACTCTCCAGTGGAAAGAAGATTACGTTTGGTGCTCTTCTAAGTAACGTTATAGTGAAGGATGCAGACAATGAATCTTCAGAGGCTCTAGTCGGAGAAGAAGAGATCAGCAAGAGAATTATCAAGCTTGGACATTCTAAGGAGAGTGCAGCCAAAGCTGCCAAAACAATCAT ATTCTTGGGGTACAACGAAGAGAGGGAGATTCCTTCGTTGTGTAAAAGTGTGTTTGATGCAACTTGCTACCTAATGGAAGAGAAACTAGCCTATTCCGGAAATGAGCAG GACATGGTGCTTCTGCATCACGAAGTAGAAGTGGAGTTCCCTGAAAGCAAACGTACAGAGAAGCACAGTGCAACTCTCTTGGAGTTTGGGGAAATCAAGAACGGGCAAATGACGACTGCTATGGCCAAGACCGTTGGGATCCCTGCAGCTATTGGAGCTTTG TTGTTAATTGAAGACAAGATCAAGACAAGAGGAGTCTTAAGACCTCTTGAGCCAGAAGTCTATTTGCCAG CTTTGGATATATTGCAAGCTTATGGTATAAAGCTGATGGAGAAGACAGAATGA
- the LOC130494445 gene encoding rho GTPase-activating protein 7-like isoform X1 codes for MLCLKSEALHDDQTLAATSSSSSPSIDRTSANATLRIPINWGSSIRRYLKKTGTFSRRSYSSGDGSLYFPDLDVNESKILDQNSGRFEGKSRVWYKCELEQDIKKLQQQLQEEINLRLALTSAVEHSSSPFMESPCQLPDKAQELLDSLAVLEITVSKLEQESVSLRYLLRQEKNERRLTEILQKKKSHYYSAPTKLTNAQSFPNKLVTRKRETKQVVSVDNESLQI; via the exons ATGCTTTGTCTCAAATCTGAAGCCCTCCATGACGATCAGACGTTAGCTGctacctcttcttcttcctctcccagcATCGATCGTACCTCCGCTAATGCCACTCTTCGTATTCCCATCAACTG GGGAAGCTCGATCCGGAGGTATTTGAAAAAGACTGGTACTTTCTCCAGAAGATCTTACTCCTCTGGAGATGGCTCTCTTTATTTCCCTGATCTAGATGTAAAT GAAAGCAAGATTCTTGATCAAAATAGTGGTAGATTTGAAGGAAAAAGCAGAGTTTGGTACAAATGTGAGCTTGAACAAGAC ATTAAGAAGCTGCAGCAGCAGTTACAAGAGGAGATCAACTTACGCTTAGCTCTAACTAGTGCTGTTGAGCACTCTAGTTCTCCCTTCATGGAATCACCTTGTCAACTTCCTGATAAG GCACAGGAGCTTTTGGACAGCTTAGCAGTACTAGAAATCACAGTGTCAAAGCTTGAACAAGAATCAGTTTCCTTGAGATATTTACTAAGGCAAGAGAAGAACGAGCGGCGTCTTACTGAGATTCTACAAAAGAAGAAGTCTCATTATTATTCTGCACCCACAAAGCTCACTAATGCACAAAGTTTCCCAAACAAGTTG GTGACAAGAAAAAGAGAGACTAAACAAGTGGTTTCTGTTGATAATGAATCTTTACAAATATAA
- the LOC108837165 gene encoding pentatricopeptide repeat-containing protein At4g33170, giving the protein MQATIKSIPFSFHRSPKLYYLLSPLRLTSASPFCSSSASSQWFGFLRDAISTSDLRLGKSTHARIISLEQNPERFLVNNLISMYSKCGSLTCARRMFDEMPERDLVSWNSILAAYAQYSEVFIENVEEGFHLFRILRQNVVFTSRMTLAPVLKLCLHSGYVWSSEAVHGYASKIGLDSDEFVSGALVNIYLKFGKVKEGRVLFEEMPYRDVVLWNLVLKAYLDMGLKEEAVDLSSAFYRSGLHPNQITLRLLDRVSGDDSEGGQVKSFANGHDASEIRSKNQVLTKYLKASQYSALLQSFADMVESNLECDDVTFILVLTTAVRLDNLALGQQVHCMALKLGFDLMLTIANSLINMYCKLRKVGFARTVFHSMSERDLISWNSVISGFAQSGLEAEAVCLFMQLLRCGLTPDHYTMTSVLKASSSLPQSLSLNKQVHVHAIKTNNVGDSFVSTALIDAYSRNKCMEEAEVLFERNNFDLVACNAMMSGYTHSNDGPKTLKLFALMHKQGERSDDFTLATVLKTCGSLFEVNQGKQVHAYAIKSGYDLDLWVSSGVLDMYVKCGDMRAAQFAFNSIPAPDDVAWTTMISGCIENGEEERAFHVYSQMRLMGVLPDEFTIATLAKASSCLTALEQGRQIHANALKLNCTGDTFVGTSLVDMYAKCGSIDDAYSLFKRIEMRNIAAWNAMLVGLAQHGEGKEALQLFKQMKSLGIKPDKVTFIGVLSACSHSGLVSEAYKHIESMHRDYGIKPEIEHFSCLADALGRAGLVREAEKLIESMSLEASASMYRALLAACRVQGDTETGKRVAAKLLELEPLDSSAYVLLSNMYAAASKWSEMKLARTMMKGQKVKKDPGFSWIEVKNKIHLFVVDDRSNPQSELIHKKVKDVIRDIKQEGYVPETDFTLVDVEEEEKERALYYHSEKLAVAFGLMSTPPSTPIRVIKNLRVCGDCHNAMKYISKVYDREIVLRDANRFHRFKDGKCSCGDFW; this is encoded by the coding sequence ATGCAAGCAACCATCAAATCGATCCCTTTCTCCTTTCACAGATCTCCTAAACTCTACTATCTCCTCTCTCCTTTACGCCTCACTTCCGCTTCGCCATTTTGTTCTTCCTCTGCTTCCTCACAATGGTTCGGCTTTCTTCGCGATGCCATCTCCACGTCGGACTTGAGGCTCGGGAAATCCACACACGCACGTATCATATCCTTGGAGCAAAACCCAGAACGATTCCTTGTCAACAACCTCATCTCAATGTACTCAAAGTGTGGATCACTCACTTGTGCACGCCGGATGTTCGACGAAATGCCCGAAAGAGACCTCGTTTCCTGGAACTCGATTTTAGCTGCTTATGCCCAGTACTCCGAAGTTTTTATCGAGAACGTTGAAGAAGGTTTTCATCTTTTCCGGATTTTACGCCAGAACGTTGTGTTTACCAGTCGAATGACTCTGGCTCCGGTGTTGAAACTCTGTTTGCATTCTGGGTATGTGTGGTCTTCAGAGGCTGTTCATGGGTATGCTTCCAAGATCGGTTTGGATAGTGATGAGTTTGTTTCCGGAGCTCTTGTTAATATATATCTGAAGTTTGGTAAGGTTAAGGAAGGTAGGGTTTTGTTTGAAGAGATGCCTTATAGAGATGTTGTGTTATGGAACTTGGTGTTGAAGGCTTATCTGGATATGGGTCTTAAAGAAGAAGCAGTGGATCTCTCTTCTGCATTTTATAGAAGTGGCTTGCATCCTAATCAAATCACTTTGCGTTTGCTTGATAGAGTTTCTGGTGATGATTCTGAAGGAGGACAAGTGAAATCCTTTGCAAATGGTCATGATGCTTCAGAAATAAGATCCAAGAACCAAGTATTGACTAAATATCTCAAGGCAAGTCAGTATTCAGCTCTTCTCCAAAGTTTTGCGGATATGGTTGAGTCTAACTTGGAATGTGATGATGTCACATTTATTTTGGTGTTAACTACAGCTGTTAGGTTAGATAATTTAGCTTTAGGGCAGCAAGTTCATTGTATGGCGTTGAAGTTAGGATTTGATTTGATGCTTACTATAGCGAATAGTCTAATCAACATGTACTGTAAGCTGAGAAAAGTGGGATTTGCTAGGACAGTATTTCACAGTATGAGTGAACGAGATTTGATTTCGTGGAATTCAGTTATCTCCGGTTTTGCTCAAAGTGGCCTAGAAGCAGAAGCAGTGTGTCTGTTTATGCAGCTGTTACGTTGTGGCCTCACACCAGACCATTATACAATGACGAGTGTTCTAAAGGCATCTTCTTCTCTCCCTCAAAGCTTGTCATTGAACAAACAAGTTCATGTTCATGCAATTAAAACCAATAATGTTGGTGACAGTTTTGTCTCTACTGCTCTGATTGACGCCTACTCTCGGAACAAGTGTATGGAGGAGGCAGAAGTTTTGTTTGAGAGGAACAATTTTGACCTGGTCGCTTGTAATGCCATGATGTCTGGTTATACCCACAGTAATGACGGCCCGAAGACTCTGAAGCTCTTTGCCTTGATGCATAAACAGGGAGAGAGATCCGATGATTTCACACTTGCAACAGTTCTTAAGACATGTGGTTCTTTGTTCGAGGTAAATCAAGGAAAGCAAGTCCATGCTTATGCCATCAAATCCGGATACGACTTAGATCTATGGGTCAGCAGTGGAGTTTTGGATATGTACGTAAAATGTGGCGATATGAGAGCAGCACAGTTTGCTTTCAATAGTATTCCTGCGCCCGACGATGTTGCTTGGACGACTATGATATCAGGATGCATAGagaatggagaagaagagagagctTTTCATGTTTATAGCCAGATGAGGCTCATGGGAGTGTTGCCTGATGAATTTACAATAGCCACGCTTGCGAAAGCAAGCTCTTGCTTGACGGCGTTAGAACAAGGGAGACAAATTCATGCAAACGCCCTCAAGTTGAATTGCACAGGTGATACGTTCGTTGGAACTTCACTTGTGGACATGTATGCTAAGTGCGGAAGCATAGACGACGCATATTCTTTGTTCAAAAGGATCGAAATGAGGAACATCGCTGCCTGGAACGCCATGTTAGTAGGATTAGCTCAACATGGGGAAGGAAAAGAAGCGCTCCAGCTTTTCAAACAGATGAAATCTTTGGGTATAAAACCTGATAAGGTCACATTCATCGGTGTTCTCTCTGCTTGCAGTCACTCAGGCTTAGTATCCGAGGCATACAAGCATATCGAATCAATGCATCGAGACTATGGCATAAAACCTGAGATAGAACACTTCTCTTGTTTAGCTGATGCGCTTGGCCGTGCTGGACTTGTTAGAGAGGCTGAGAAATTGATCGAGTCAATGTCCTTGGAAGCTTCAGCATCGATGTACAGAGCACTGCTTGCAGCTTGCAGAGTTCAAGGGGATACAGAAACAGGGAAGAGAGTGGCAGCTAAGCTTTTGGAGCTAGAGCCATTGGATTCATCAGCTTATGTGCTTTTATCCAACATGTACGCAGCTGCTTCGAAATGGTCTGAGATGAAACTCGCCCGGACGATGATGAAAGGGCAGAAAGTGAAAAAGGACCCGGGGTTCAGCTGGATCGAGGTGAAAAACAAGATCCATCTATTTGTTGTGGACGACAGATCAAACCCTCAAAGTGAATTGATACACAAGAAAGTAAAAGATGTGATCAGAGACATCAAACAAGAAGGGTACGTTCCTGAGACAGATTTCACACTTGTAGATGTggaggaagaggagaaagagcGCGCACTGTACTACCACAGCGAGAAGCTGGCCGTTGCTTTCGGGCTCATGAGCACTCCTCCATCCACACCTATCAGGGTGATCAAGAATCTTCGCGTATGTGGAGATTGCCACAATGCAATGAAATACATATCAAAGGTGTATGATAGAGAGATTGTACTGAGAGATGCAAACCGGTTTCACCGATTCAAGGATGGTAAATGCTCATGTGGTGACTTTTGGTAG
- the LOC130494445 gene encoding rho GTPase-activating protein 7-like isoform X2, which yields MLCLKSEALHDDQTLAATSSSSSPSIDRTSANATLRIPINWGSSIRRYLKKTGTFSRRSYSSGDGSLYFPDLDESKILDQNSGRFEGKSRVWYKCELEQDIKKLQQQLQEEINLRLALTSAVEHSSSPFMESPCQLPDKAQELLDSLAVLEITVSKLEQESVSLRYLLRQEKNERRLTEILQKKKSHYYSAPTKLTNAQSFPNKLVTRKRETKQVVSVDNESLQI from the exons ATGCTTTGTCTCAAATCTGAAGCCCTCCATGACGATCAGACGTTAGCTGctacctcttcttcttcctctcccagcATCGATCGTACCTCCGCTAATGCCACTCTTCGTATTCCCATCAACTG GGGAAGCTCGATCCGGAGGTATTTGAAAAAGACTGGTACTTTCTCCAGAAGATCTTACTCCTCTGGAGATGGCTCTCTTTATTTCCCTGATCTAGAT GAAAGCAAGATTCTTGATCAAAATAGTGGTAGATTTGAAGGAAAAAGCAGAGTTTGGTACAAATGTGAGCTTGAACAAGAC ATTAAGAAGCTGCAGCAGCAGTTACAAGAGGAGATCAACTTACGCTTAGCTCTAACTAGTGCTGTTGAGCACTCTAGTTCTCCCTTCATGGAATCACCTTGTCAACTTCCTGATAAG GCACAGGAGCTTTTGGACAGCTTAGCAGTACTAGAAATCACAGTGTCAAAGCTTGAACAAGAATCAGTTTCCTTGAGATATTTACTAAGGCAAGAGAAGAACGAGCGGCGTCTTACTGAGATTCTACAAAAGAAGAAGTCTCATTATTATTCTGCACCCACAAAGCTCACTAATGCACAAAGTTTCCCAAACAAGTTG GTGACAAGAAAAAGAGAGACTAAACAAGTGGTTTCTGTTGATAATGAATCTTTACAAATATAA
- the LOC130508238 gene encoding F-box only protein 13-like, whose product MGFSAGKRKSRDEQDYTATLLASPDSFPMDELSDDVLERVLSWLPTSSFLRMTSVCKRWKSTQTSKSFNLACSQVPLRDPWFFMIPNDSNSSTFVHDSTENNWKNLNHRSNRRGFIPVASSGGLLCFRCSVSGDFFLCNPITGFSLDLPSLDNSKPLQAVAMTATLTPSGYKLVTISGEAPNLCFRIYESDSGSWSKELKLVKKNDGVEYNDSSDDDNGTVYFLSKTGTVVVASNNLQRSPSKQYSSVVTVKDNAETVYFLSSYGTIIACDLTKRCFTELPKLLPPFLEYSIDLVECNGTMFVILLSEFYESTSLRIWKLENQSWVHVGMLPPAMSHELYGREGDINCVGGAGNKILVCFNTNPPEMYYRYFVYDLVEEQWSELPKCFKDGEAVEFVSALSFQPRIEATV is encoded by the coding sequence ATGGGATTCTCAGCTGGGAAAAGAAAGTCACGAGATGAACAAGACTACACAGCAACCTTACTAGCTTCTCCTGATTCTTTCCCCATGGATGAACTCAGCGACGATGTCCTCGAGAGAGTCCTCTCGTGGCTACCAACTTCCTCTTTCCTCCGCATGACCTCCGTCTGCAAGAGATGGAAATCAACCCAAACCTCCAAAAGCTTCAACCTTGCTTGCTCCCAAGTCCCTCTCCGAGATCCTTGGTTCTTCATGATCCCTAACGACTCCAATTCTTCTACTTTCGTACACGACTCCACAGAGAACAACTGGAAGAACCTCAACCACCGCAGCAACCGCCGCGGTTTCATCCCCGTTGCTTCCTCTGGCGGTTTGCTCTGTTTTCGATGCTCTGTTTCTGGCGACTTCTTCCTCTGTAATCCCATCACTGGATTTTCTCTTGACCTTCCTTCTCTAGATAACAGCAAACCTCTCCAAGCTGTAGCCATGACTGCAACTCTCACTCCCTCCGGCTATAAGCTCGTTACAATCTCTGGAGAAGCCCCAAACCTCTGTTTCCGGATCTACGAATCAGATTCCGGTTCATGGAGCAAAGAGTTGAAGTTAGTGAAGAAGAACGATGGAGTTGAGTACAATGATTCATCAGATGATGATAATGGAACAGTCTACTTTCTTAGCAAGACAGGAACCGTGGTTGTAGCGAGTAACAATCTCCAGAGAAGCCCCTCGAAGCAATACTCTTCCGTTGTAACCGTTAAAGACAATGCAGAGACTGTCTACTTTCTTAGCTCTTACGGAACCATCATAGCTTGTGACCTCACCAAAAGATGCTTCACCGAGCTCCCTAAGCTTCTTCCTCCGTTTCTTGAGTATTCCATCGACTTGGTGGAATGTAACGGAACCATGTTTGTGATTCTTCTCTCTGAGTTCTACGAAAGCACCAGCTTGAGGATTTGGAAACTAGAGAACCAGAGTTGGGTTCATGTCGGGATGTTGCCTCCTGCAATGTCCCATGAGTTGTACGGGAGAGAAGGTGACATAAACTGTGTCGGAGGAGCTGGAAACAAGATACTTGTGTGTTTCAACACCAATCCTCCTGAGATGTATTATAGATACTTTGTGTATGACTTAGTTGAAGAACAGTGGAGTGAGTTGCCAAAATGCTTTAAGGATGGAGAAGCTGTGGAGTTTGTTTCTGCTCTTTCGTTCCAGCCTCGGATCGAAGCAACAGTTTGA